Proteins encoded by one window of Hylaeus volcanicus isolate JK05 chromosome 7, UHH_iyHylVolc1.0_haploid, whole genome shotgun sequence:
- the LOC128879311 gene encoding zinc finger protein neuro-d4 isoform X5 produces the protein MTAITISPATHGIIQVINESNLCKIESYLNDTAYRESIENASNYNSRLCKERRLRMPFLDSQTGVAMNHSALFMSARERLPGLLHGQIYTYPSKRWRKKRRQYLMHYLHPKRGPRGDPEDCVEGVETVTHVNDEIKESVVLKVFPEEHHSKDAWYYDEQDMLDMDTYDEPDPESDYDYEESYSSKRKRRKPRGAGHHPTRSHPPTTDSPGSKRTKGGGRGRKKNNYDAADTDKPFVCDLCSARYKTRPGLVYHYGHSHSTSSGDPAKELSPSPAEVEPRSVADTAASNQPGGTRRGRQNATSSSTSSPSPAAPSASAAGASTQPQPQSQQPQPAQPQQQPSPQQAPTQPLPPAQATVAPLSPTVPPAKEDLPTASSPGTAVPSPSSVRTEGPPTPGNNEKKAGKSAQPSPYCDFCLGDARENKKTGGSEELVSCSDCGRSGPVQVLIR, from the exons ATGACAGCCATTACGATTTCGCCGGCTACACATGGAATTATTCAAGTTATAAACGAAAGCAATCTATGTAAAATCGAGAG CTACCTCAATGACACGGCGTACAGAGAATCCATCGAGAATGCCTCGAATTATAATAGTCGACTGTGCAAGGAACGACGGCTACGAATGCCTTTCCTCGACTCGCAGACAG GTGTGGCGATGAACCATTCAGCACTGTTTATGTCAGCGAGGGAAAGGCTTCCAGGTTTATTGCACGGTCAAATATACACGTATCCTAGTAAAAGATGGCGAAAGAAACGGCGTCAATATTTGATGCATTACTTGCATCCAAAACGAGGACCAAGAGGAGACCCGGAAGACTGCGTCGAGGGCGTAGAAACTGTGACGCATGTAAACGATGAAATCAAAGAATCAGTTGTTCTTAAAG TTTTTCCAGAGGAACATCATAGCAAAGATGCTTGGTACTACGACGAGCAGGACATGTTGGATATGGACACATACGACGAACCTGATCCTGAAAGCGACTACGATTACGAAGAGAGCTACAGTAGTAAGAGGAAACGAAGGAAACCACGCGGTGCTGGTCATCATCCTACACGAAGTCACCCCCCTACCACAGACAGCCCTGGGAGTAAGCGTACAAAG GGTGGGGGACGTGGGCGGAAAAAAAACAACTATGACGCTGCTGACACTGATAAGCCATTCGTTTGTGACC TATGCAGCGCACGGTATAAAACCAGACCTGGTCTGGTCTACCATTACGGTCATTCCCACTCTACTTCCTCCGGTGATCCTGCTAAGGAACTAAGTCCCAGTCCTGCCGAAGTTGAACCTAGGAGCGTTGCAGACACCGCTGCTTCGAACCAGCCAG GTGGTACACGTCGGGGTCGTCAGAACGCAACCTCATCGAGTACTTCGAGTCCCTCTCCCGCAGCACCTTCCGCGTCCGCTGCGGGAGCGTCCACGCAGCCTCAGCCGCAGTCGCAGCAGCCCCAGCCGGCCCAGCCTCAGCAGCAACCGTCGCCCCAGCAGGCGCCCACGCAACCGTTGCCTCCTGCCCAGGCGACGGTGGCGCCTCTCTCGCCCACCGTTCCACCAGCGAAGGAAGATCTGCCGACCGCCTCGTCGCCCGGCACCGCCGTTCCTTCGCCGTCCTCGGTGAGGACGGAGGGGCCGCCCACCCCtggaaacaatgaaaaaaaagctGGCAAATCAGCCCAACCTTCCCCGTACTGCGACTTCTGTCTGGGCGACGCtagggaaaataaaaaaaccgGCGGATCCGAGGAATTGGTCTCTTGCAGTGATTGCGGTCGCTCAG
- the LOC128879311 gene encoding protein piccolo isoform X3, translated as MTAITISPATHGIIQVINESNLCKIESYLNDTAYRESIENASNYNSRLCKERRLRMPFLDSQTGVAMNHSALFMSARERLPGLLHGQIYTYPSKRWRKKRRQYLMHYLHPKRGPRGDPEDCVEGVETVTHVNDEIKESVVLKVFPEEHHSKDAWYYDEQDMLDMDTYDEPDPESDYDYEESYSSKRKRRKPRGAGHHPTRSHPPTTDSPGSKRTKGGGRGRKKNNYDAADTDKPFVCDLCSARYKTRPGLVYHYGHSHSTSSGDPAKELSPSPAEVEPRSVADTAASNQPGGTRRGRQNATSSSTSSPSPAAPSASAAGASTQPQPQSQQPQPAQPQQQPSPQQAPTQPLPPAQATVAPLSPTVPPAKEDLPTASSPGTAVPSPSSVRTEGPPTPGNNEKKAGKSAQPSPYCDFCLGDARENKKTGGSEELVSCSDCGRSGISNDLRSRPRVNRSPYTFQSLQKKRNGEGVARFLDQR; from the exons ATGACAGCCATTACGATTTCGCCGGCTACACATGGAATTATTCAAGTTATAAACGAAAGCAATCTATGTAAAATCGAGAG CTACCTCAATGACACGGCGTACAGAGAATCCATCGAGAATGCCTCGAATTATAATAGTCGACTGTGCAAGGAACGACGGCTACGAATGCCTTTCCTCGACTCGCAGACAG GTGTGGCGATGAACCATTCAGCACTGTTTATGTCAGCGAGGGAAAGGCTTCCAGGTTTATTGCACGGTCAAATATACACGTATCCTAGTAAAAGATGGCGAAAGAAACGGCGTCAATATTTGATGCATTACTTGCATCCAAAACGAGGACCAAGAGGAGACCCGGAAGACTGCGTCGAGGGCGTAGAAACTGTGACGCATGTAAACGATGAAATCAAAGAATCAGTTGTTCTTAAAG TTTTTCCAGAGGAACATCATAGCAAAGATGCTTGGTACTACGACGAGCAGGACATGTTGGATATGGACACATACGACGAACCTGATCCTGAAAGCGACTACGATTACGAAGAGAGCTACAGTAGTAAGAGGAAACGAAGGAAACCACGCGGTGCTGGTCATCATCCTACACGAAGTCACCCCCCTACCACAGACAGCCCTGGGAGTAAGCGTACAAAG GGTGGGGGACGTGGGCGGAAAAAAAACAACTATGACGCTGCTGACACTGATAAGCCATTCGTTTGTGACC TATGCAGCGCACGGTATAAAACCAGACCTGGTCTGGTCTACCATTACGGTCATTCCCACTCTACTTCCTCCGGTGATCCTGCTAAGGAACTAAGTCCCAGTCCTGCCGAAGTTGAACCTAGGAGCGTTGCAGACACCGCTGCTTCGAACCAGCCAG GTGGTACACGTCGGGGTCGTCAGAACGCAACCTCATCGAGTACTTCGAGTCCCTCTCCCGCAGCACCTTCCGCGTCCGCTGCGGGAGCGTCCACGCAGCCTCAGCCGCAGTCGCAGCAGCCCCAGCCGGCCCAGCCTCAGCAGCAACCGTCGCCCCAGCAGGCGCCCACGCAACCGTTGCCTCCTGCCCAGGCGACGGTGGCGCCTCTCTCGCCCACCGTTCCACCAGCGAAGGAAGATCTGCCGACCGCCTCGTCGCCCGGCACCGCCGTTCCTTCGCCGTCCTCGGTGAGGACGGAGGGGCCGCCCACCCCtggaaacaatgaaaaaaaagctGGCAAATCAGCCCAACCTTCCCCGTACTGCGACTTCTGTCTGGGCGACGCtagggaaaataaaaaaaccgGCGGATCCGAGGAATTGGTCTCTTGCAGTGATTGCGGTCGCTCAG
- the LOC128879308 gene encoding threonine--tRNA ligase 1, cytoplasmic isoform X1: MLSSSRLSSIRNFYNVSKRTHASWAKLMKKAKKKNAPADEHTVSELNPWPSYIQDRIVLWNELKAKYDASIAEKPATNIKITLPDGKEVVGQSWCTTPYEIAQYISQGLADSIVIAKVNNELWDLDRPLEFDCKLELLKFDHPDGQQVFWHSSAHILGEAMERVYGGCLCYGPPIENGFYYDMYLDDKGISNLDFPYLESLYKKIVKERQPFERLEMKKEDLLEMFKYNEFKLRIINEKIHTPTTTVYRCGPLIDLCRGPHIKHTGKVKGIKITKNSSTYWEGNANAESLQRVYGISFPDTKQLKEWEKFQEEAAKRDHRKIGREQELFFFHELSPGSCFFQPRGAYIYNTLVEFIRSEYRKRGFQEVVTPNIFNSKLWQTSGHWQHYAENMFSFDVEKETFALKPMNCPGHCMIFDVRNRSWRELPLRMADFGVLHRNELSGALTGLTRVRRFQQDDAHIFCSVNQIKQEICGALDFLRHVYTVFGFTFNLVLSTRPEKYMGELDMWNQAEKALEESLNLFGEPWKINPADGAFYGPKIDITIMDALKRPHQCATIQLDFQLPIRFNLSYVNETGEKTRPVIIHRAILGSVERMIAILTESYAGKWPFWLSPRQAMVIPVSPQHNDYAFQVKDKLWNAGFMAEVDTDASDTLNKKVRNAQLAQFNFILVVGENELNANTVNVRTRDNVVHGEVGVGDLIEKFKLFKERKDKNCEEKF; this comes from the exons ATGTTGTCGAGTTCACGTCTTAGCAGTATCAGAAACTTTTATAATGTTTCTAAGCGGACACATGCTTCTTGG GCGAAGTTGATGAAAAAggcgaaaaaaaagaacgctcCTGCCGATGAACATACAGTGTCCGAATTAAATCCGTGGCCTAGCTATATCCAG gaTCGTATCGTACTGTGGAATGAACTAAAAGCTAAATACGATGCATCGATAGCTGAGAAGCCGGCCaccaatataaaaataactctTCCCGATGGAAAGGAAGTTGTTGGTCAGTCTTGGTGTACGACCCCGTATGAAATTGCACAATATATTAGCCAGGGCTTGGCAGATAGTATCGTTATTGCAAAAGTCAATAACGAACTATGGGATCTGGACAGACCTCTAGAGTTCGATTGTAAACTCGAACTTCTCAAGTTCGACCATCCCGACGGTCAGCAAGTCTTCTGGCATTCCAGCGCGCATATTTTGGGAGAAGCCATGGAAAGAGTATACGGCGGTTGCTTATGTTACGGCCCGCCTATAGAAAATGGATTCTATTACGATATGTATTTAGATGACAAAGGGATTTCAAACTTAGACTTTCCTTATTTGGAGAgtctctataaaaaaatagttaaagaGAGGCAGCCTTTCGAAagattagaaatgaaaaaggaagaTCTCTTGGAGATGTTTAAATACAACGAATTTAAGCTTCggattattaacgaaaaaatacatacaccCACCACTACGGTGTACAGGTGTGGACCGTTGATCGATTTATGCAGAGGCCCGCACATTAAACATACCGGAAAGGTTAAAGGCATCAAAATTACCAAGAACTCTTCCACTTATTGGGAAGGAAACGCCAACGCGGAATCGTTGCAGAGAGTTTACGGTATCAGTTTTCCAGACACTAAACAATTGAAGGAATGGGAAAAGTTTCAAGAGGAGGCTGCTAAGAGAGATCACAGAAAAATCGGGAGAGAACAGGagctatttttctttcacgaaCTCTCTCCTGGATCGTGTTTCTTTCAGCCTCGTGGAGCgtacatttataatactttAGTCGAATTTATACGCTCGGAGTACAGAAAACGAGGCTTCCAGGAAGTAGTGACgcctaatatttttaatagtaaacTGTGGCAAACGTCTGGCCATTGGCAACATTACGCGGAGAACATGTTCTCGTTCGACGTCGAAAAGGAAACATTCGCGCTGAAGCCAATGAACTGTCCTGGCCATTGCATGATCTTCGATGTTCGTAACAGATCTTGGCGCGAATTGCCATTAAGAATGGCCGATTTCGGCGTGTTGCATCGAAACGAGTTATCGGGCGCTCTAACTGGACTCACCAGAGTGAGGCGTTTCCAGCAGGACGACGCGCATATATTCTGTTCGGTTAACCAAATCAAGCAAGAAATCTGCGGAGCACTCGACTTTCTGCGACACGTGTACACGGTCTTCGGATTCACGTTTAATCTGGTTCTCTCCACGAGACCTGAAAAGTACATGGGAGAGTTAGACATGTGGAATCAAGCTGAGAAAGCACTGGAAGAGAGTCTAAACTTATTTGGAGAACCGTGGAAGATCAATCCTGCGGATGGGGCGTTTTACGGTCCGAAAATTGATATAACGATTATGGATGCGTTAAAGAGACCCCATCAGTGCGCTACCATTCAGTTGGACTTTCAGCTACCGATCAGATTCAATTTATCGTACGTTAA CGAAACTGGAGAGAAAACGAGGCCAGTGATCATTCACAGAGCTATCTTAGGCTCCGTGGAGAGAATGATCGCGATTTTAACCGAATCTTATGCCGGAAAGTGGCCATTCTGGCTGAGTCCGCGACAAGCGATGGTCATTCCAGTAAGTCCTCAGCACAACGATTATGCTTTCCAAGTGAAAGATAAACTCTGGAATGCTGGGTTTATGGCGGAAGTTGACACGGACGCGAGCgacactttaaataaaaaagtgcGAAACGCGCAGCTGGCACAATTCAACTTCATCCTTG TTGTTGGGGAGAACGAGCTTAACGCTAACACGGTTAACGTACGAACCAGGGACAACGTGGTACACGGAGAAGTCGGTGTAGGAGATTTGatcgagaaatttaaattgttcaagGAAAGGAAAGACAAGAATTGCGAGGAGAAGTTTTAA
- the LOC128879311 gene encoding zinc finger protein DPF3 isoform X2, with protein MTAITISPATHGIIQVINESNLCKIESYLNDTAYRESIENASNYNSRLCKERRLRMPFLDSQTGVAMNHSALFMSARERLPGLLHGQIYTYPSKRWRKKRRQYLMHYLHPKRGPRGDPEDCVEGVETVTHVNDEIKESVVLKVFPEEHHSKDAWYYDEQDMLDMDTYDEPDPESDYDYEESYSSKRKRRKPRGAGHHPTRSHPPTTDSPGSKRTKGGGRGRKKNNYDAADTDKPFVCDLCSARYKTRPGLVYHYGHSHSTSSGDPAKELSPSPAEVEPRSVADTAASNQPGGTRRGRQNATSSSTSSPSPAAPSASAAGASTQPQPQSQQPQPAQPQQQPSPQQAPTQPLPPAQATVAPLSPTVPPAKEDLPTASSPGTAVPSPSSVRTEGPPTPGNNEKKAGKSAQPSPYCDFCLGDARENKKTGGSEELVSCSDCGRSDLRIHKTTQVATRTYSTLGFLVMSCYVRHVDERYRDRRLILRCV; from the exons ATGACAGCCATTACGATTTCGCCGGCTACACATGGAATTATTCAAGTTATAAACGAAAGCAATCTATGTAAAATCGAGAG CTACCTCAATGACACGGCGTACAGAGAATCCATCGAGAATGCCTCGAATTATAATAGTCGACTGTGCAAGGAACGACGGCTACGAATGCCTTTCCTCGACTCGCAGACAG GTGTGGCGATGAACCATTCAGCACTGTTTATGTCAGCGAGGGAAAGGCTTCCAGGTTTATTGCACGGTCAAATATACACGTATCCTAGTAAAAGATGGCGAAAGAAACGGCGTCAATATTTGATGCATTACTTGCATCCAAAACGAGGACCAAGAGGAGACCCGGAAGACTGCGTCGAGGGCGTAGAAACTGTGACGCATGTAAACGATGAAATCAAAGAATCAGTTGTTCTTAAAG TTTTTCCAGAGGAACATCATAGCAAAGATGCTTGGTACTACGACGAGCAGGACATGTTGGATATGGACACATACGACGAACCTGATCCTGAAAGCGACTACGATTACGAAGAGAGCTACAGTAGTAAGAGGAAACGAAGGAAACCACGCGGTGCTGGTCATCATCCTACACGAAGTCACCCCCCTACCACAGACAGCCCTGGGAGTAAGCGTACAAAG GGTGGGGGACGTGGGCGGAAAAAAAACAACTATGACGCTGCTGACACTGATAAGCCATTCGTTTGTGACC TATGCAGCGCACGGTATAAAACCAGACCTGGTCTGGTCTACCATTACGGTCATTCCCACTCTACTTCCTCCGGTGATCCTGCTAAGGAACTAAGTCCCAGTCCTGCCGAAGTTGAACCTAGGAGCGTTGCAGACACCGCTGCTTCGAACCAGCCAG GTGGTACACGTCGGGGTCGTCAGAACGCAACCTCATCGAGTACTTCGAGTCCCTCTCCCGCAGCACCTTCCGCGTCCGCTGCGGGAGCGTCCACGCAGCCTCAGCCGCAGTCGCAGCAGCCCCAGCCGGCCCAGCCTCAGCAGCAACCGTCGCCCCAGCAGGCGCCCACGCAACCGTTGCCTCCTGCCCAGGCGACGGTGGCGCCTCTCTCGCCCACCGTTCCACCAGCGAAGGAAGATCTGCCGACCGCCTCGTCGCCCGGCACCGCCGTTCCTTCGCCGTCCTCGGTGAGGACGGAGGGGCCGCCCACCCCtggaaacaatgaaaaaaaagctGGCAAATCAGCCCAACCTTCCCCGTACTGCGACTTCTGTCTGGGCGACGCtagggaaaataaaaaaaccgGCGGATCCGAGGAATTGGTCTCTTGCAGTGATTGCGGTCGCTCAG
- the LOC128879310 gene encoding nudC domain-containing protein 1 has product MTKIVELRPEKNLINSKFEKYQYSAGKFPITSEIDLKADVMRLSLPSNRDSFLETRLFAFHNHLFMNPHDMSCWFIDRNWIIWQFKYNGTLEQKYSMHDSKENVQNLLYNPSIAFANNDVIAVSDGGDCLKLLIMKTEDHMEAFTLSGGEPGIILDVRCIDTSSTIIIAICNIKSTGEKKFTNLLLLTYDRKNIGSENESFELRSKESLKVKGAVEYVYIEDNGKYLHSICQDYITFECPKVQEFVDNKKDLRKSSERKIPKYCWSQDADSLTVWIKVEKEHQSEVKVRVTPLELSVTMKDNVLIQGQCQHRLDENLTTWKYEQDTCRLELVKQESGLMWSELIKGDTGGECLPNETLAAEIHSRLAHLCTDQADGKLEGQPCVGFNAEQLEECDLEGKDNFLQRINLSTQENTHLAMLGMSNHILLTHKTQTGQAIFLRHDNDGCLWITGEGDDIHWDIKHHYTFPGFGYVQASKSNKMFCVSPADGSYVVILEHMRYIFLYKKPKLDDQIGKQWIVDLGPGTDPIMGAAATNEYLIVLTRNKLYRLYISI; this is encoded by the exons atgacgaaaattgttgaattacGTCCAGAGAAAAATCTGATAAACTCGAAATTCGAGAAATATCAATATTCCGCTGGAAAGTTTCCAATAACTTCTGAGATAGACTTAAAAGCAG atgTAATGAGATTATCGTTACCCTCAAATCGAGACTCCTTTTTGGAAACTCGATTATTTGCATTTCACAATCATTTGTTTATGAATCCACACGACATGTCCTGTTGGTTTATCGATAGAAATTGGATAATTTGGCAATTTAAGTACAACGGTACCTTGGAACAAAAGTACTCGATGcacgattctaaagaaaatgtacaaaatctGTTATACAACCCATCGATTGCATTTGCTAATAATGACGTTATTGCAGTCTCCGATGGTggagattgtttaaaattgttgataatGAAAACCGAAGATCACATGGAAGCTTTTACTCTAAGTGGTGGAGAGCCTGGAATTATATTAGATGTACGCTGTATAGATACATCGTctactattattattgcaatatGTAATATCAAAAGTAcaggtgaaaaaaaattcacgaaccTCTTGTTATTAACATACGATCGGAAAAATATAGGAAGTGAAAACGAATCATTCGAGCTTCGAAGTAAAGAatctttaaaagtaaaaggTGCTgttgaatatgtatatatagaagATAATggcaaatatttacattccaTTTGTCAGGATTATATCACATTTGAATGTCCGAAAGTACAAGAGtttgttgataataaaaaggatTTACGAAAATcgagcgaaagaaaaattccgaAATATTGCTGGTCGCAAGATGCGGATTCGTTGACGGTCTGGATTAAAGTAGAAAAGGAACACCAAAGCGAAGTCAAAGTACGCGTAACACCGTTAGAACTATCAGTAACAATGAAGGATAATGTACTGATACAAGGCCAATGCCAACATAGATTAGATGAAAACTTAACAACATGGAAATACGAACAGGATACGTGTAGACTTGAATTGGTTAAACAAGAAAGTGGTTTGATGTGGAGCGAATTAATTAAGGGTGATACAGGTGGTGAATGCTTGCCTAATGAAACATTGGCTGCTGAAATTCATTCCAG gTTGGCTCATTTATGTACAGATCAAGCAGACGGTAAATTAGAAGGTCAACCTTGCGTAGGGTTCAATGCTGAACAGCTCGAAGAGTGCGACCTCGAAGGAAAAGATAATTTCTTACAAAGAATTAATCTCTCCACTCAAGAAAATACACATTTGGCTATGCTTGGAATGAGTAATCATATATTACTCACGCACAAAACGCAAACTGGCCAAGCGATATTTCTGAGACACGACAACGACGGTTGTTTATGGATTACTGGTGAAGGGGATGATATTCATTGGGATATAAAACATCACTATACGTTTCCTGGTTTCGGTTATGTCCAAGCTAgcaaaagtaataaaatgttttgcGTCTCCCCAGCTG ATGGTTCGTATGTAGTTATACTGGAACACATGAgatatatattcttatataaaaaGCCTAAACTTGACGATCAAATTGGCAAACAATGGATCGTAGATTTAGGTCCGGGAACTGATCCTATCATGGGCGCTGCCGccacaaatgaatatttaattgtacttACTAGAAATAAGTTATACCGTTTGTATATTTCTATCTAG
- the LOC128879308 gene encoding threonine--tRNA ligase 1, cytoplasmic isoform X2, which produces MVDNMSDDVVNNVQNLNLKDEKAKLMKKAKKKNAPADEHTVSELNPWPSYIQDRIVLWNELKAKYDASIAEKPATNIKITLPDGKEVVGQSWCTTPYEIAQYISQGLADSIVIAKVNNELWDLDRPLEFDCKLELLKFDHPDGQQVFWHSSAHILGEAMERVYGGCLCYGPPIENGFYYDMYLDDKGISNLDFPYLESLYKKIVKERQPFERLEMKKEDLLEMFKYNEFKLRIINEKIHTPTTTVYRCGPLIDLCRGPHIKHTGKVKGIKITKNSSTYWEGNANAESLQRVYGISFPDTKQLKEWEKFQEEAAKRDHRKIGREQELFFFHELSPGSCFFQPRGAYIYNTLVEFIRSEYRKRGFQEVVTPNIFNSKLWQTSGHWQHYAENMFSFDVEKETFALKPMNCPGHCMIFDVRNRSWRELPLRMADFGVLHRNELSGALTGLTRVRRFQQDDAHIFCSVNQIKQEICGALDFLRHVYTVFGFTFNLVLSTRPEKYMGELDMWNQAEKALEESLNLFGEPWKINPADGAFYGPKIDITIMDALKRPHQCATIQLDFQLPIRFNLSYVNETGEKTRPVIIHRAILGSVERMIAILTESYAGKWPFWLSPRQAMVIPVSPQHNDYAFQVKDKLWNAGFMAEVDTDASDTLNKKVRNAQLAQFNFILVVGENELNANTVNVRTRDNVVHGEVGVGDLIEKFKLFKERKDKNCEEKF; this is translated from the exons ATGGTCGACAACATGAGCGACGACGTGGTGAACAATGTGcaaaatctgaatttaaaGGACGAAAAG GCGAAGTTGATGAAAAAggcgaaaaaaaagaacgctcCTGCCGATGAACATACAGTGTCCGAATTAAATCCGTGGCCTAGCTATATCCAG gaTCGTATCGTACTGTGGAATGAACTAAAAGCTAAATACGATGCATCGATAGCTGAGAAGCCGGCCaccaatataaaaataactctTCCCGATGGAAAGGAAGTTGTTGGTCAGTCTTGGTGTACGACCCCGTATGAAATTGCACAATATATTAGCCAGGGCTTGGCAGATAGTATCGTTATTGCAAAAGTCAATAACGAACTATGGGATCTGGACAGACCTCTAGAGTTCGATTGTAAACTCGAACTTCTCAAGTTCGACCATCCCGACGGTCAGCAAGTCTTCTGGCATTCCAGCGCGCATATTTTGGGAGAAGCCATGGAAAGAGTATACGGCGGTTGCTTATGTTACGGCCCGCCTATAGAAAATGGATTCTATTACGATATGTATTTAGATGACAAAGGGATTTCAAACTTAGACTTTCCTTATTTGGAGAgtctctataaaaaaatagttaaagaGAGGCAGCCTTTCGAAagattagaaatgaaaaaggaagaTCTCTTGGAGATGTTTAAATACAACGAATTTAAGCTTCggattattaacgaaaaaatacatacaccCACCACTACGGTGTACAGGTGTGGACCGTTGATCGATTTATGCAGAGGCCCGCACATTAAACATACCGGAAAGGTTAAAGGCATCAAAATTACCAAGAACTCTTCCACTTATTGGGAAGGAAACGCCAACGCGGAATCGTTGCAGAGAGTTTACGGTATCAGTTTTCCAGACACTAAACAATTGAAGGAATGGGAAAAGTTTCAAGAGGAGGCTGCTAAGAGAGATCACAGAAAAATCGGGAGAGAACAGGagctatttttctttcacgaaCTCTCTCCTGGATCGTGTTTCTTTCAGCCTCGTGGAGCgtacatttataatactttAGTCGAATTTATACGCTCGGAGTACAGAAAACGAGGCTTCCAGGAAGTAGTGACgcctaatatttttaatagtaaacTGTGGCAAACGTCTGGCCATTGGCAACATTACGCGGAGAACATGTTCTCGTTCGACGTCGAAAAGGAAACATTCGCGCTGAAGCCAATGAACTGTCCTGGCCATTGCATGATCTTCGATGTTCGTAACAGATCTTGGCGCGAATTGCCATTAAGAATGGCCGATTTCGGCGTGTTGCATCGAAACGAGTTATCGGGCGCTCTAACTGGACTCACCAGAGTGAGGCGTTTCCAGCAGGACGACGCGCATATATTCTGTTCGGTTAACCAAATCAAGCAAGAAATCTGCGGAGCACTCGACTTTCTGCGACACGTGTACACGGTCTTCGGATTCACGTTTAATCTGGTTCTCTCCACGAGACCTGAAAAGTACATGGGAGAGTTAGACATGTGGAATCAAGCTGAGAAAGCACTGGAAGAGAGTCTAAACTTATTTGGAGAACCGTGGAAGATCAATCCTGCGGATGGGGCGTTTTACGGTCCGAAAATTGATATAACGATTATGGATGCGTTAAAGAGACCCCATCAGTGCGCTACCATTCAGTTGGACTTTCAGCTACCGATCAGATTCAATTTATCGTACGTTAA CGAAACTGGAGAGAAAACGAGGCCAGTGATCATTCACAGAGCTATCTTAGGCTCCGTGGAGAGAATGATCGCGATTTTAACCGAATCTTATGCCGGAAAGTGGCCATTCTGGCTGAGTCCGCGACAAGCGATGGTCATTCCAGTAAGTCCTCAGCACAACGATTATGCTTTCCAAGTGAAAGATAAACTCTGGAATGCTGGGTTTATGGCGGAAGTTGACACGGACGCGAGCgacactttaaataaaaaagtgcGAAACGCGCAGCTGGCACAATTCAACTTCATCCTTG TTGTTGGGGAGAACGAGCTTAACGCTAACACGGTTAACGTACGAACCAGGGACAACGTGGTACACGGAGAAGTCGGTGTAGGAGATTTGatcgagaaatttaaattgttcaagGAAAGGAAAGACAAGAATTGCGAGGAGAAGTTTTAA